The following coding sequences are from one Lysinibacillus sp. FSL W8-0992 window:
- the moaA gene encoding GTP 3',8-cyclase MoaA, whose protein sequence is MHDLQDQLNRPLRDLRISVTDRCNFRCRYCMPAEVFGPDYAFLPSNKILTFDEIERLVKIFVSLNVKKVRITGGEPLLRRNLPELIARIHRIEGIEDIALTTNGSLLKKFAQPLAQAGLSRVSISLDSLDDERFSEMNGRRGKVLSVLEGIEKAAEAGLQVKINMVVQKGKNDQDIVTMAQFFKEKQHILRFIEYMDVGNSNGWRLDDVVSKKDIIEQIHQFSPLQPAAPNYKGEVATRYQYQDAQGEIGVISSVTDSFCSSCSRARLSAEGTLYTCLFATEGTDLRELLRSGQDDAAIIKCITKVWETRDDRYSDERNEQTMAKRKNSKIEMSHIGG, encoded by the coding sequence ATGCATGATCTACAAGACCAATTAAATAGACCTTTAAGAGATTTAAGAATATCCGTAACAGATCGTTGTAATTTTCGTTGCCGCTATTGTATGCCAGCTGAAGTATTTGGTCCAGATTACGCATTTTTACCGTCTAATAAAATATTAACTTTTGATGAGATTGAACGATTAGTAAAAATCTTTGTTTCTTTAAATGTGAAAAAGGTGCGGATTACAGGCGGAGAGCCCTTACTTCGTCGTAACTTACCTGAATTAATTGCGCGCATTCACCGCATAGAAGGTATAGAAGATATTGCATTAACTACAAATGGTTCTTTATTAAAAAAATTTGCACAACCATTAGCACAAGCTGGCTTATCTCGCGTTTCAATTAGTCTCGATTCACTGGATGATGAGCGTTTTTCTGAGATGAATGGTCGTCGTGGCAAAGTATTATCGGTGTTAGAAGGAATTGAAAAGGCTGCAGAAGCGGGTTTACAAGTGAAAATTAATATGGTTGTGCAAAAAGGAAAGAATGATCAAGATATCGTTACAATGGCACAATTTTTTAAAGAAAAACAGCATATTTTACGCTTTATTGAATATATGGATGTAGGAAATTCAAATGGTTGGCGCTTAGATGATGTTGTGTCCAAAAAGGACATTATTGAGCAAATTCATCAATTTTCACCGTTACAGCCAGCAGCGCCAAATTACAAAGGGGAAGTGGCAACACGTTATCAATATCAAGACGCACAAGGTGAGATTGGCGTAATTTCGTCTGTTACGGATTCTTTCTGTTCCAGTTGCTCACGTGCTCGTCTCTCGGCAGAAGGAACATTATACACTTGTTTATTTGCAACAGAAGGCACGGATTTAAGAGAGCTGTTACGATCAGGGCAAGATGATGCTGCCATTATCAAATGTATTACAAAAGTATGGGAAACAAGAGATGATCGTTATTCAGATGAACGTAATGAGCAAACAATGGCAAAAAGGAAAAATTCAAAAATTGAAATGTCTCATATTGGAGGGTAG
- the fdhD gene encoding formate dehydrogenase accessory sulfurtransferase FdhD has translation MDRAITRKITRVEGQQVKEIDDLIVSEYAVTVKINQQEFVTMVCTPEYVEDMVIGYLASERVIRSFEDIEEIWHQEKEGFVHIKTKHVNPYYQQTQNKRYITSCCGMSRQGFVFTNDALVAKKMEDVHVQMTTEDCFRLMHEMQDGANIFKKTGGVHNAALCNVNGIVLSRMDIGRHNALDKIYGYCLRNNISMQDKIIVFSGRISSEILLKVSKIGCEIVLSKSAPTELALQLAEQLGITTVGFIRQHTLNIYTHPKRILLPAHNSLKEGD, from the coding sequence ATGGATCGAGCAATAACAAGGAAAATTACGCGTGTAGAAGGCCAGCAAGTAAAAGAAATAGATGATTTAATCGTCTCAGAATACGCTGTGACTGTAAAAATTAATCAGCAAGAGTTTGTTACGATGGTTTGTACACCAGAGTATGTGGAAGATATGGTTATCGGCTACTTAGCTTCTGAACGAGTGATACGTAGCTTTGAGGATATTGAGGAAATTTGGCACCAAGAGAAAGAGGGCTTTGTGCATATTAAAACAAAACATGTCAATCCCTATTACCAACAGACGCAAAATAAACGTTATATTACCTCTTGTTGTGGCATGAGTCGGCAAGGATTTGTTTTTACCAATGATGCATTAGTAGCGAAAAAAATGGAAGATGTTCATGTGCAAATGACGACCGAGGATTGTTTTCGTTTAATGCATGAGATGCAGGACGGTGCAAACATTTTTAAGAAAACGGGTGGTGTGCATAATGCCGCACTATGTAATGTCAATGGCATTGTCTTAAGTCGCATGGATATAGGACGTCATAATGCGTTAGATAAAATTTACGGCTATTGCCTCCGTAACAATATTAGTATGCAAGATAAAATCATCGTCTTTAGCGGACGGATATCGTCTGAAATTTTACTAAAAGTCTCCAAAATAGGCTGTGAAATTGTGCTATCTAAATCAGCACCAACTGAATTAGCATTGCAATTAGCAGAGCAACTTGGCATTACGACGGTAGGATTTATCCGACAACATACACTGAATATTTATACACATCCAAAACGTATCCTATTACCTGCTCACAATTCACTGAAAGAAGGAGATTAA
- a CDS encoding molybdopterin molybdotransferase MoeA: MLEKRQPIPVAEAVHRVMDYAFQAKKELVSLTQAHGRFIAEAIRADHDVPAFDRSPYDGYAIRSVDSKEASSQHPVQFQVVGEIGAGYVYDEVVGERQAVRIMTGAPIPQGCDAVVMLELTHTFEEDHQKYMSIKRSFEAGTNISYKGEDVQQGTILIEKGQYINPGVMALLATFGYEQVPVYRKTVIGVIATGSELLEPGESLQPGKIRNSNAYMMMAQIERAGAQVKYYGKFSDDLELCIKNVENALQEVDILITTGGVSVGDYDYLPAIYEAIHANVLFNKVAMRPGSVTTVAVRDDKLLFGLSGNPSACYVGFELFVRPIIRTAYSNAQPHLRRAQAILGADFTKPNPFTRFVRAQAYYEEGKLVTVPSGFDKSSAVSSLASANAFIVLPGGSRGYEKDMSVAVLLLEDLQGSEWPWDNIEKSYR; this comes from the coding sequence ATGCTAGAAAAAAGACAACCAATTCCAGTAGCAGAAGCTGTTCATCGTGTAATGGACTATGCTTTTCAAGCAAAAAAAGAGCTTGTGTCATTAACGCAAGCCCATGGTCGCTTTATTGCAGAAGCTATTAGGGCCGATCATGATGTACCAGCTTTTGACCGTTCACCATATGATGGCTATGCCATTCGTTCCGTCGATAGCAAAGAAGCTTCTTCGCAGCATCCAGTTCAATTTCAGGTTGTTGGGGAAATTGGCGCAGGCTATGTCTATGACGAAGTAGTAGGCGAACGACAAGCTGTCCGCATTATGACAGGGGCCCCTATACCACAAGGGTGTGATGCAGTGGTCATGCTAGAATTAACCCATACTTTTGAAGAAGATCATCAAAAGTATATGTCGATTAAACGATCTTTTGAAGCAGGGACAAACATTTCCTATAAAGGGGAAGATGTACAGCAAGGCACTATTCTCATTGAAAAAGGTCAATATATTAACCCAGGTGTAATGGCATTACTCGCTACTTTTGGCTATGAGCAAGTACCTGTTTATCGTAAAACGGTCATTGGTGTCATTGCAACTGGTAGCGAATTACTAGAGCCAGGCGAATCTTTACAGCCCGGTAAAATTCGAAATAGTAATGCCTATATGATGATGGCGCAAATTGAGCGGGCTGGAGCACAAGTAAAATATTACGGCAAGTTTAGCGATGACCTTGAGTTATGTATTAAAAACGTTGAAAACGCCTTACAGGAAGTAGATATTCTAATTACAACGGGAGGCGTTTCTGTAGGTGATTATGATTATTTACCAGCCATTTACGAAGCGATTCATGCAAACGTACTGTTTAATAAAGTGGCGATGCGTCCAGGTAGTGTGACAACGGTGGCTGTTCGCGACGACAAATTATTGTTTGGGCTTTCGGGGAATCCTTCAGCTTGCTACGTTGGCTTTGAACTTTTTGTACGCCCGATTATTCGCACTGCATATAGTAATGCTCAACCCCATTTACGTAGAGCGCAAGCGATTTTAGGGGCGGATTTTACAAAGCCAAATCCCTTTACACGTTTTGTACGCGCACAAGCCTATTATGAAGAAGGTAAGCTAGTAACAGTACCATCTGGCTTTGACAAATCGAGTGCAGTTTCTTCGTTGGCGTCAGCCAATGCTTTCATCGTCTTACCTGGTGGTTCACGAGGCTATGAAAAGGACATGTCAGTAGCAGTTTTATTGTTAGAAGATTTGCAAGGAAGTGAATGGCCTTGGGACAACATCGAAAAATCTTACAGATAG
- a CDS encoding DUF2294 domain-containing protein produces MSKKIHEFNDMIRKLRKEVFGKGPERIHTVFVENMAVSTLYGNITPTEKFIASTPEGLKMVHAARTSMIQDLYTQSPPEGMEELIGSKLLHLFSDIKIEEDFAISVFVFEKNISV; encoded by the coding sequence ATGTCTAAAAAAATACATGAATTTAATGATATGATTCGAAAGTTAAGAAAAGAAGTATTTGGAAAAGGACCAGAGCGTATTCATACTGTTTTTGTTGAGAATATGGCTGTATCGACTTTATACGGAAATATCACACCGACGGAAAAATTTATTGCCAGTACACCCGAGGGGCTAAAGATGGTACATGCTGCAAGGACGAGTATGATTCAGGATTTATATACACAATCACCACCCGAGGGAATGGAAGAATTGATAGGCAGCAAATTACTGCACTTATTTTCAGATATTAAAATTGAAGAGGATTTTGCGATTTCCGTCTTTGTTTTTGAAAAAAATATCAGTGTGTAA
- the moaC gene encoding cyclic pyranopterin monophosphate synthase MoaC: protein MNNFTHWNDEGRPKMVDISEKEITTRTAIARSIITLSDVVYEAIQQGDIKKGDPTQVAQIAGIMGAKKTADIIPMCHPIMLQGTDFQFNYEKAENGYELHIQATVKCSGKTGVEMEALTAVSIAALTFYDMCKAVDKTMVIKETYLVEKTGGKSGTFVHK from the coding sequence ATGAATAATTTTACACACTGGAACGACGAAGGTCGTCCAAAAATGGTTGATATTTCAGAAAAGGAAATCACGACACGTACTGCAATTGCTCGTAGTATCATAACTTTATCTGATGTTGTCTATGAAGCCATCCAACAAGGTGACATTAAAAAAGGTGATCCAACGCAAGTTGCTCAAATTGCAGGGATTATGGGTGCAAAAAAAACCGCAGATATCATTCCCATGTGCCATCCCATCATGCTACAAGGCACAGATTTTCAATTTAATTACGAAAAGGCAGAGAACGGCTATGAGCTCCATATCCAAGCTACGGTCAAATGTAGTGGGAAAACTGGTGTTGAAATGGAAGCCCTCACTGCTGTTTCTATTGCTGCATTAACTTTTTATGATATGTGTAAAGCAGTTGATAAAACAATGGTCATTAAAGAAACCTATCTTGTTGAAAAAACTGGTGGGAAAAGTGGCACTTTTGTGCATAAATAA
- the fdhF gene encoding formate dehydrogenase subunit alpha: protein MTQIKINGAPYDVKEGATILDTINQHAIPHPQICHVPAVDPIETCDTCIVEVNGQLVRSCSTKAVDGMNILLTSDKAKAAQTEAMDRLLENHLLYCTVCDNNNGNCTLHNTAELMEIEHQKYPYTPKVEPHEVDMSHPFYRYDPNQCIACGQCVEVCQNLQVNETLSLDWEAERPRVIWDKGAAINDSSCVSCGQCVTVCPCNALMEKSMLGEAGFMTGLKQDMLDPMISLIKEVEPGYSGIFAVSEVEAAMRSKRTKKTKTVCTFCGVGCSFEVWTKDRKILKVQPSDGPVNAISTCVKGKFGWDFVNSEERITKPLIRKNDEFVESSWDEALDLIATKLGGIQQQYGPGSVGFISSSKITNEENYLIQKMARQLFGTNDVDNCSRYCQSPATDGLLRTVGLGGDAGTIKDIAKAGLVIIVGANPAEGHPVLATRVKRAHKLHGQKLIVADIRKHEMAERSDIFMRPKQGTDQVWLMAVTKYIIDQGWHDEAFIRENVLHFDDFKQVLETYTLDYAQEMTGITKETLIEVAEMIRDADGTCVLWGMGVTQNTGGSYTSAAISNLLLSTGNYRRPGAGAYPLRGHNNVQGACDMGTLPNLLPGYQKVTDDAARAKFEKAYGVPIQSKPGRTNMQMLDAIMEGKMKAMYLVGEDMALVDCNANHVDEVLSQIEFFVVQDCFLSRTAQYADVILPAAPSLEKEGTFTNTERRVQRLYQVLPTLGESKADWEILQAVARRLGADWHYDHPSDIFDEMASLSPLFSQANYDVLEGWDSFCWGSHDGKDTPLLYEDGFNFPDKKARFALNDWVQPVEFEAQYDCHINNGRMLEHFHEGNLTNKSKGIQSKVPEIFVEVSPELAKERGIEDGALLRLVSPYGALKLNALVTDRVQGNELFLPMNSVSKDSAINFLTGPAADVNTSTPAYKQTKVRVEVLKAKGKTPLPRTNPRYKKRHPQNGVEVQRKWNRPGYVHLTTINERE from the coding sequence TTGACTCAAATTAAAATTAATGGCGCTCCATATGATGTAAAAGAAGGAGCTACAATCCTTGATACCATTAATCAACATGCCATTCCTCATCCTCAGATTTGTCATGTGCCAGCTGTAGACCCAATTGAAACATGTGATACTTGTATTGTGGAGGTGAATGGCCAATTAGTTCGTTCCTGCTCCACAAAGGCAGTAGACGGCATGAATATTTTATTAACTTCTGACAAAGCAAAAGCTGCACAAACAGAAGCAATGGACCGTCTACTCGAAAACCATTTATTGTACTGTACAGTATGTGATAATAACAATGGAAATTGTACATTACACAACACAGCCGAATTAATGGAAATCGAGCATCAAAAATATCCGTACACGCCCAAAGTTGAACCACATGAAGTGGACATGTCGCATCCATTTTACCGATATGATCCCAACCAATGCATTGCATGTGGGCAATGTGTAGAAGTTTGCCAAAATTTACAGGTGAACGAAACATTATCACTCGATTGGGAAGCAGAACGACCACGTGTAATTTGGGATAAAGGTGCTGCCATTAATGATTCTTCCTGTGTAAGTTGTGGTCAATGTGTAACCGTTTGCCCATGTAACGCCTTAATGGAAAAATCCATGCTTGGAGAGGCTGGATTTATGACTGGTTTGAAACAGGATATGTTAGATCCAATGATCAGTTTGATTAAGGAAGTTGAACCGGGATATAGCGGTATTTTTGCCGTTTCTGAAGTGGAAGCAGCCATGCGTAGTAAACGCACTAAAAAAACGAAAACAGTTTGTACGTTCTGTGGTGTAGGTTGTTCATTCGAAGTATGGACAAAAGACCGAAAAATTTTAAAAGTACAGCCTTCCGATGGTCCAGTAAATGCAATTTCGACTTGTGTCAAAGGGAAATTCGGCTGGGATTTCGTCAATTCAGAAGAACGAATTACAAAACCACTTATACGTAAAAATGATGAGTTTGTTGAATCATCATGGGATGAAGCACTGGATCTAATTGCAACAAAACTTGGTGGTATTCAACAACAATATGGTCCTGGTTCTGTCGGCTTTATCTCTTCATCTAAAATTACAAATGAAGAAAATTATTTAATTCAAAAAATGGCTCGTCAGTTATTTGGAACAAATGACGTCGATAACTGTTCTCGTTATTGTCAATCTCCTGCTACTGATGGTTTATTACGTACAGTAGGCTTAGGCGGTGACGCTGGTACAATAAAAGATATTGCCAAAGCTGGTCTTGTCATTATTGTTGGTGCTAACCCAGCTGAAGGTCATCCCGTTTTAGCAACACGTGTGAAACGTGCGCATAAATTACATGGTCAGAAATTAATCGTTGCCGATATACGTAAACATGAAATGGCTGAGCGTTCCGATATCTTTATGCGTCCAAAACAAGGTACTGACCAAGTTTGGTTAATGGCAGTTACCAAATATATCATAGATCAAGGATGGCATGATGAAGCCTTTATTCGAGAAAATGTCCTTCATTTTGATGATTTCAAACAAGTACTTGAAACATATACACTTGATTATGCGCAAGAAATGACTGGTATTACGAAAGAAACATTGATTGAAGTTGCTGAGATGATTCGTGATGCAGACGGTACATGCGTTCTTTGGGGCATGGGTGTAACACAAAATACTGGAGGTTCATACACATCAGCAGCTATTTCAAATTTACTATTATCAACTGGTAACTATCGCCGTCCCGGTGCTGGGGCCTACCCTCTTCGCGGTCATAACAATGTTCAAGGTGCTTGTGATATGGGAACATTACCAAATCTATTACCAGGCTATCAAAAAGTGACTGATGATGCGGCACGTGCAAAATTCGAAAAAGCTTATGGTGTTCCTATTCAGTCCAAACCAGGTCGTACTAATATGCAAATGTTAGATGCCATTATGGAAGGTAAAATGAAAGCGATGTATTTAGTGGGCGAAGATATGGCGCTTGTTGACTGTAATGCCAACCATGTAGATGAGGTCCTTTCACAAATAGAATTTTTTGTAGTACAGGATTGTTTCCTATCACGTACAGCACAATATGCAGATGTTATTTTACCAGCTGCCCCTTCCCTTGAAAAAGAAGGTACATTTACAAATACTGAACGTCGAGTTCAGCGCCTGTATCAAGTTTTACCAACACTTGGTGAATCAAAAGCAGATTGGGAAATCCTTCAAGCCGTAGCACGTCGATTAGGAGCAGATTGGCATTATGATCATCCAAGTGATATTTTTGATGAAATGGCGAGCCTGTCTCCTCTATTTTCACAAGCTAACTATGATGTCTTAGAAGGCTGGGATAGTTTCTGTTGGGGTAGCCACGATGGTAAAGATACACCGTTATTGTATGAAGACGGCTTTAACTTCCCTGATAAAAAAGCGCGTTTTGCTTTAAATGATTGGGTACAACCAGTTGAATTTGAGGCACAATACGATTGTCATATTAACAATGGTCGTATGCTTGAACACTTCCACGAAGGAAATTTAACAAATAAATCGAAAGGTATTCAATCAAAGGTACCTGAGATTTTCGTTGAAGTCTCACCAGAATTGGCAAAAGAACGAGGCATTGAAGATGGGGCCCTACTCCGTTTAGTATCTCCATATGGCGCGTTAAAGTTAAATGCCCTTGTTACAGATCGCGTACAAGGAAATGAATTATTTTTACCAATGAACTCTGTTAGCAAAGATTCAGCTATCAACTTCTTAACTGGTCCTGCAGCAGATGTTAATACATCAACACCAGCTTATAAACAAACAAAAGTACGAGTAGAAGTGCTAAAAGCAAAAGGCAAAACACCACTTCCTCGCACTAACCCTCGCTATAAAAAGCGTCATCCTCAAAATGGTGTTGAGGTACAACGAAAATGGAATCGTCCTGGCTACGTTCACTTAACAACCATAAACGAAAGAGAGTGA
- a CDS encoding thiazole biosynthesis adenylyltransferase ThiF has product MQNRYSRQQLFNPIGQTGQASIQQKHVLIIGAGALGSASAEALVRAGIGKLTLIDRDYVEWSNLQRQQLYTELDAQEKMPKVIAAKNRLQQINAEVEINAVIMDACTESLLPLLKDVDVLVDATDNFDVRFFMNDLAQKYSIPWVYGSCVGSYGATYTIVPGKTPCLHCLLKVMPHTGMTCDTVGIISPTVQIVAAYQVAEVLKLLVGDEKALRKSYLTFDVWQNQHYEINVDKIRQSDCPSCGNHPIYPYLSYENQTKLQILCGRDAIQIRPPKPIHYQFEQLANQLRAYGEIQMNPYLLSCQADDYRIVIFQDGRVVIHGVQDIQKAKTIYYRLLG; this is encoded by the coding sequence ATGCAAAATAGATATTCTAGACAACAATTATTTAATCCTATCGGCCAAACAGGGCAAGCTTCTATCCAACAAAAACATGTCCTAATAATAGGTGCGGGTGCATTAGGGAGTGCTAGTGCTGAAGCGCTTGTGCGTGCGGGTATTGGCAAACTGACACTCATTGACCGTGATTATGTAGAGTGGAGTAATTTACAAAGACAACAATTGTATACAGAGCTAGATGCACAAGAGAAAATGCCGAAAGTCATTGCAGCTAAAAATCGTCTTCAACAAATTAATGCAGAAGTAGAAATCAATGCCGTCATTATGGATGCTTGTACAGAGTCGCTGCTACCATTGTTAAAAGATGTAGATGTGTTGGTCGATGCGACTGATAATTTTGATGTTCGTTTTTTTATGAATGACCTTGCTCAAAAATATAGTATTCCTTGGGTTTACGGCTCTTGTGTTGGAAGTTATGGTGCGACTTATACGATTGTACCTGGCAAAACACCTTGTTTGCATTGCTTATTAAAAGTAATGCCCCATACTGGGATGACTTGCGATACGGTAGGAATTATTAGCCCAACGGTCCAAATTGTTGCTGCCTATCAAGTGGCAGAAGTTTTAAAATTGCTTGTTGGTGATGAGAAAGCATTAAGAAAAAGCTACTTAACGTTTGATGTTTGGCAAAATCAACACTATGAAATCAATGTAGATAAAATAAGGCAGTCCGATTGTCCATCTTGTGGTAATCACCCAATATATCCTTATTTATCCTATGAAAATCAAACTAAATTACAAATACTTTGTGGACGGGATGCAATCCAAATTCGACCACCAAAGCCGATTCACTATCAATTCGAGCAGCTGGCAAACCAACTTCGCGCCTATGGTGAAATTCAGATGAATCCTTATTTGCTTTCTTGCCAAGCTGACGATTACCGAATCGTCATTTTCCAAGATGGGCGAGTTGTAATTCATGGTGTACAAGATATACAAAAAGCTAAAACCATTTACTATCGTTTATTAGGTTAA
- a CDS encoding MogA/MoaB family molybdenum cofactor biosynthesis protein, translated as MHPTHHQQPIQVAILTVSDTRTKADDHAGQRIQSLLQEATFVVVDYQLTKDEPLDIASHVKKWCSDSTINTIIVTGGTGFTPRDQTYDTILPLFEKEMMGFGELFRTLSYEEIGPRAMFSRATAGSLQQTAIYVLPGSTNAVTLAMTKLILPTVKHFVGELNRL; from the coding sequence GTGCATCCCACACATCATCAGCAACCAATACAAGTTGCTATTTTAACGGTCAGTGACACACGCACAAAGGCAGATGATCATGCTGGACAGCGTATTCAATCATTACTTCAAGAAGCTACATTTGTCGTTGTGGACTATCAACTAACAAAGGATGAGCCACTGGATATCGCTAGTCATGTAAAAAAATGGTGCAGTGATTCAACAATTAATACCATTATCGTCACGGGTGGAACAGGTTTTACACCAAGAGACCAAACTTACGACACCATTTTGCCTCTTTTTGAAAAAGAAATGATGGGGTTTGGTGAATTATTTCGAACACTCAGCTATGAAGAAATTGGCCCAAGAGCGATGTTTAGTCGTGCTACTGCTGGGAGTCTTCAACAAACAGCCATTTACGTTTTACCAGGCTCCACAAATGCGGTGACACTGGCTATGACGAAGCTCATATTACCTACTGTCAAACATTTTGTTGGTGAGTTGAATCGCTTATGA
- the mobB gene encoding molybdopterin-guanine dinucleotide biosynthesis protein B, translating into MALGQHRKILQIVGYQDSGKTTLMEQLIKQATKEGLRVGTIKHHGHGGVPMVENSKDSSRHEQAGAMITAVEGEGTLRMSIHQNNWQLAEILAIYASFPMDIILIEGYKYEHYPKAVLLRTAQDHVLLQQVTNIICVIYWPSYPLDSSLTIPAYSIHDETQYMEFLLKEMRGK; encoded by the coding sequence ATGGCCTTGGGACAACATCGAAAAATCTTACAGATAGTTGGTTATCAAGATAGTGGAAAAACGACGCTGATGGAGCAATTGATTAAGCAAGCTACAAAGGAAGGGCTACGAGTAGGAACGATTAAGCATCACGGACATGGTGGTGTGCCAATGGTTGAAAATTCGAAAGATAGTAGCCGGCATGAGCAGGCGGGTGCGATGATCACAGCAGTGGAGGGTGAGGGTACTTTACGGATGAGTATTCACCAAAATAACTGGCAACTGGCTGAGATACTAGCGATTTATGCTTCTTTTCCAATGGATATCATTTTGATTGAAGGGTATAAATACGAACATTATCCAAAGGCTGTGCTTCTACGAACAGCACAGGATCATGTGCTACTACAGCAAGTAACCAATATTATTTGTGTAATCTATTGGCCAAGCTATCCACTCGATTCGTCCCTAACGATCCCAGCGTATTCGATACATGATGAAACACAATATATGGAATTTTTGTTGAAAGAAATGAGGGGGAAATGA
- a CDS encoding molybdenum cofactor biosynthesis protein MoaE has protein sequence MTAPLFEIIDKPIDVEQVRQKVLSRNAGAITLFIGTVREMTNGKKTLHLEYQAYPAMAIKMFEQIAKEIQEQWPEVKIAISHRVGHLAISDIAVVIAVSSPHRKIAYLANEYAIDRIKQIVPIWKKEHWEDGTEWIGDQLENIPYPQGEPVIQEEEEKCD, from the coding sequence ATGACGGCACCGTTGTTTGAAATTATTGATAAACCGATTGATGTAGAGCAAGTAAGACAAAAAGTACTTAGTCGAAATGCTGGAGCTATTACACTATTCATTGGCACAGTGCGTGAAATGACAAATGGTAAAAAAACATTGCATTTGGAATATCAAGCCTATCCTGCGATGGCGATAAAAATGTTTGAACAGATTGCGAAGGAAATACAAGAGCAATGGCCAGAAGTAAAAATAGCCATTTCCCATCGTGTAGGGCACTTAGCTATTTCTGATATTGCGGTCGTAATTGCGGTGTCATCACCACATCGTAAAATCGCATATTTGGCAAATGAATATGCGATTGACCGTATTAAGCAAATTGTTCCTATATGGAAAAAAGAACATTGGGAAGACGGGACAGAATGGATTGGTGATCAATTAGAAAATATCCCTTATCCGCAAGGGGAACCAGTTATTCAGGAGGAGGAGGAAAAGTGTGATTAA
- the mobA gene encoding molybdenum cofactor guanylyltransferase has product MKMKIAGIVLAGGQSSRYGKPKMFEMFAGQPLYKHSLIALQKNQLSPLIIATNAHLQYQFEEENVHWIIEKQLHQGPLFALHHIMTTYPDVEWFFVVASDMPYMNADFIQKMVTFINDDYDAIIPLQALRDQPLAALYRRTALSKAQQLTEQNKRSMKVLLAQLRVCYVPFDDDNSTFININAQQDWSKTNKKESNNE; this is encoded by the coding sequence ATGAAAATGAAAATTGCTGGTATTGTATTAGCTGGCGGTCAATCCTCTCGGTATGGTAAACCTAAAATGTTTGAGATGTTTGCTGGGCAACCTTTATATAAGCATAGTCTCATAGCGTTGCAAAAAAATCAGCTATCCCCTCTCATCATTGCTACAAATGCGCACTTACAATATCAGTTTGAAGAGGAAAACGTCCACTGGATCATCGAAAAGCAACTACATCAAGGACCTCTTTTTGCCTTGCATCATATTATGACAACCTATCCTGATGTGGAATGGTTTTTTGTCGTAGCAAGCGATATGCCTTATATGAATGCTGATTTTATCCAAAAAATGGTCACCTTCATTAATGACGATTATGATGCGATTATTCCTTTACAAGCGCTACGCGATCAACCATTAGCTGCATTATATCGCCGTACAGCTTTATCCAAGGCACAACAATTAACGGAACAAAACAAACGAAGTATGAAAGTGCTGTTAGCGCAACTACGGGTTTGTTATGTCCCTTTTGATGATGATAACTCAACATTTATCAATATTAATGCACAGCAAGATTGGTCAAAAACAAATAAAAAGGAGTCTAACAATGAATAA
- the moaD gene encoding molybdopterin converting factor subunit 1, translating to MINILLFAHLQELVGESKLTVELSDVTVAHLKEWMEEHYPQLSLQQIMTAVNEEFATDTTIVKSGDTIAFIPPISGG from the coding sequence GTGATTAACATCTTATTATTTGCACATCTACAGGAATTGGTTGGTGAATCAAAGCTAACTGTAGAGCTGTCAGATGTGACGGTTGCTCACTTGAAAGAGTGGATGGAAGAGCACTATCCACAGCTATCATTACAACAAATAATGACGGCAGTAAATGAGGAATTTGCAACGGATACTACAATCGTCAAATCGGGAGACACTATCGCCTTTATCCCACCCATCAGTGGGGGATGA